One Vidua chalybeata isolate OUT-0048 chromosome 13, bVidCha1 merged haplotype, whole genome shotgun sequence genomic window carries:
- the LOC128794686 gene encoding peptidyl-prolyl cis-trans isomerase FKBP8-like isoform X1 — MPGPSPGGSPEREAGAGGRPRGPGRDRRVRFRLPHTAIAVPSVREEEQLFYRRLEALAVPGPGGFGPLFASDGWSDLTGERRRAASGPAGPAAQARTAGTGGSRARNADFGTPGLALSASSPAEDRLLRKRVVRAGLGGPRPLPGQEVSVKVLGALEDGGLVERDPRLIFVPGHGDVVQALELGVPTMQPGEVSFFLAAFPYAYGRPGREPDVPPEAPLLFEVTLLEVRDGPDPQPLPPAVRLRLGSQRRERGNFHFARGDFAAALRSYRLSLRALDGPTAAPPGPEEEEELREQRVKCLNNCAAAELKLGRAEEALAACEAALRISPDNGRALLRRGQLLAQQGRDAEAALVLRRALELDPASKVIHTELSRLAKRQSPPSGAGPQNPRHDPIPPPSPASPAPPSAEGAI, encoded by the exons ATGCCGGGCCCGTCGCCCGGCGGCTCCCcggagagggaagcaggggccggcgggcggccgcgggggcCTGGCCGGGACCGTCGGGTACGGTTCCGGCTGCCTCACACCGCCATCGCGGTGCCGTCGGTGCGCgaggaggagcagctcttcTACCGGCGGCTGGAGGCGCTGGCAGTGCCGGGGCCCGGCGGCTTCGGGCCGCTCTTCGCTTCCGACGGTTGGAGCGACTTGACGGGTGAGCGCCGACGGGCGGCCTCGGGGCCAGCCGGGCCGGCGGCCCAGGCTAGGACGGCCGGTACCGGGGGGAGTCGAGCAAGGAATGCCGATTTCGGGACTCCCGGCTTGGCTCTCAGCGCCTCCTCCCCCGCAGAAGACCGGCTGCTGCGGAAGCGCGTGGTGCGGGCCGGGCTGGGCGGGCCGCGGCCGCTGCCGGGCCAGGAGGTGTCGGTGAAGGTGCTGGGTGCCCTGGAGGACGGCGGGCTGGTGGAGCGGGACCCGCGGCTCATCTTCGTGCCGGGTCACGGGGACGTCGTGCAG gctctggagctgggcGTCCCAACCATGCAGCCCGGGGAGGTTTCCTTCTTCCTCGCCGCTTTCCCCTACGCCTATGGCCGCCCGGGCAG GGAGCCCGACGTGCCGCCCGAGGCACCGCTGCTGTTCGAGGTGACGCTCCTCGAGGTGCGGGACGGCCCCGACCCGCAGCCGCTGCCTCCCGCCGTCCGTCTGCGCCTGGGCTCgcagcgccgggagcggggcaACTTCCACTTCGCGCGGGGTGACTTCGCCGCGGCGCTGCGATCGTACCGGCTGTCCCTGCGTGCCCTGGACGGCCCCACCGCCG CTCCGCCCGGGCCcgaagaggaagaggagctgcGGGAGCAGCGCGTGAAGTGCCTCAACAATTGCGCGGCTGCCGAGCTGAAGCTGGGGCGGGCGGAGGAGGCGCTGGCGGCCTGCGAGGCGGCCCTGCGGATCAGCCCCGACAACGGTCGGGCGTTGCTCCGGCGCGGGCAG ctgctggcacagcagggccgGGACGCAGAGGCGGCGCTCGTCCTGAggagagccctggagctggACCCGGCCAGCAAG GTGATCCACACCGAGCTCTCACGGCTGGCGAAGCGCCAGAGCCCTCCATCCGGCGCCGGCCCGCAGAATCCCCGCCACGACCCGATAccgccgccgagccccgc ATCCCCCGCACCGCCCTCGGCGGAAGGAGCGATCTGA
- the LOC128794686 gene encoding peptidyl-prolyl cis-trans isomerase FKBP8-like isoform X2 has protein sequence MPGPSPGGSPEREAGAGGRPRGPGRDRRVRFRLPHTAIAVPSVREEEQLFYRRLEALAVPGPGGFGPLFASDGWSDLTEDRLLRKRVVRAGLGGPRPLPGQEVSVKVLGALEDGGLVERDPRLIFVPGHGDVVQVSLNRCAVQCRASSAPPSAPTRQPRRARPQALELGVPTMQPGEVSFFLAAFPYAYGRPGREPDVPPEAPLLFEVTLLEVRDGPDPQPLPPAVRLRLGSQRRERGNFHFARGDFAAALRSYRLSLRALDGPTAAPPGPEEEEELREQRVKCLNNCAAAELKLGRAEEALAACEAALRISPDNGRALLRRGQLLAQQGRDAEAALVLRRALELDPASKVIHTELSRLAKRQSPPSGAGPQNPRHDPIPPPSPASPAPPSAEGAI, from the exons ATGCCGGGCCCGTCGCCCGGCGGCTCCCcggagagggaagcaggggccggcgggcggccgcgggggcCTGGCCGGGACCGTCGGGTACGGTTCCGGCTGCCTCACACCGCCATCGCGGTGCCGTCGGTGCGCgaggaggagcagctcttcTACCGGCGGCTGGAGGCGCTGGCAGTGCCGGGGCCCGGCGGCTTCGGGCCGCTCTTCGCTTCCGACGGTTGGAGCGACTTGACGG AAGACCGGCTGCTGCGGAAGCGCGTGGTGCGGGCCGGGCTGGGCGGGCCGCGGCCGCTGCCGGGCCAGGAGGTGTCGGTGAAGGTGCTGGGTGCCCTGGAGGACGGCGGGCTGGTGGAGCGGGACCCGCGGCTCATCTTCGTGCCGGGTCACGGGGACGTCGTGCAGGTGAGCCTGAACCGGTGCGCGGTTCAGTGCCGTGCGAGCTCAGCGCCGCCCTCGGCCCCGACCCGCCAGCCCCGCCGTGCCCGTCCAcaggctctggagctgggcGTCCCAACCATGCAGCCCGGGGAGGTTTCCTTCTTCCTCGCCGCTTTCCCCTACGCCTATGGCCGCCCGGGCAG GGAGCCCGACGTGCCGCCCGAGGCACCGCTGCTGTTCGAGGTGACGCTCCTCGAGGTGCGGGACGGCCCCGACCCGCAGCCGCTGCCTCCCGCCGTCCGTCTGCGCCTGGGCTCgcagcgccgggagcggggcaACTTCCACTTCGCGCGGGGTGACTTCGCCGCGGCGCTGCGATCGTACCGGCTGTCCCTGCGTGCCCTGGACGGCCCCACCGCCG CTCCGCCCGGGCCcgaagaggaagaggagctgcGGGAGCAGCGCGTGAAGTGCCTCAACAATTGCGCGGCTGCCGAGCTGAAGCTGGGGCGGGCGGAGGAGGCGCTGGCGGCCTGCGAGGCGGCCCTGCGGATCAGCCCCGACAACGGTCGGGCGTTGCTCCGGCGCGGGCAG ctgctggcacagcagggccgGGACGCAGAGGCGGCGCTCGTCCTGAggagagccctggagctggACCCGGCCAGCAAG GTGATCCACACCGAGCTCTCACGGCTGGCGAAGCGCCAGAGCCCTCCATCCGGCGCCGGCCCGCAGAATCCCCGCCACGACCCGATAccgccgccgagccccgc ATCCCCCGCACCGCCCTCGGCGGAAGGAGCGATCTGA
- the PDIA3 gene encoding protein disulfide-isomerase A3, with product MSAPRPPQPALPAAVLLFVLLALGARASDVVELSDADFESGLAERPGLVLVEFFAPWCGHCKRLAPEYESAATRLKGIVPLVKVDCTANSNTCNKYGVSGYPTLKIFRDGEEAGTYDGPRTADGIVSHLKKQAGPASVALGSVAEFEKFIGDKDASVVGFFGDASGDAYSEFMKAANSLRDNYRFAHTTEEQLVQKYKEDGEGIVLFRPPRLTNKFEESSIKYPEDKITSGKIKKFIQENIFGICPHMTEDNKDLIQGKDLLVAYYDVDYEKNAKGSNYWRNRVMMIAKKFLDAGHKLSYAVASRKTFGHELSEFGLDSSVGEAPVVAIRTAKGDKYVMQEEFSRDGKALERFLQDYFDGNLKKYLKSEPVPESNDGPVKVVVAENFDEIVNAQDKDVLIEFYAPWCGHCKNLEPKYKELGEKLSKDPNIIIAKMDATANDVPSPYEVRGFPTIYFAPAGKKESPKKYEGGREVSDFISYLKREATNTPVLQEEEKSKKSKKKVKEDL from the exons ATGTCCGCGCCCCGGCCCCCGCAGCCGGCCCTGCCTGCCGCGGTGCTGCTGTTCGTGCTGCTCGCCCTCGGCGCTCGCGCTTCCGACGTGGTGGAGCTGAGCGATGCCGATTTCGAGAGTGGCCTGGCCGAGCGCCCGGGGCTGGTGCTCGTGGAGTTCTTCGCGCCCTG GTGCGGACACTGCAAGCGGTTGGCGCCGGAGTACGAGTCGGCCGCGACCCGGCTGAAGGGGATCGTGCCTCTCGTGAAG gtTGACTGTACAGCAAATTCCAACACCTGTAACAAGTATGGAGTCAGTGGATATCCCACATTAAAGATTTTTCGAGATGGAGAAGAGGCAGGGACCTATGATGGGCCCAGAACAGCAG ATGGGATTGTCAGCCATCTCAAGAAACAGGCGGGACCTGCTTCGGTGGCTCTCGGTTCTGTGGCTGAGTTTGAGAAGTTCATTGGCGATAAAGATGCTTCTGTCGTGG GCTTCTTTGGTGATGCATCTGGGGATGCTTATTCGGAGTTCATGAAAGCAGCCAACAGCCTCAGGGATAACTACCGCTTTGCACACACCACCGAGGAGCAGCTGGTCCAGAAGTACAAGGAAGATGGAGA AGGTATTGTCCTATTCCGTCCTCCGCGCCTGACCAACAAGTTTGAGGAGAGCTCTATCAAGTACCCAGAAGACAAAATCACCAGTGGAAAGATCAAGAAATTCATCCAGGAGAACAT CTTTGGCATCTGCCCTCACATGACTGAAGACAACAAAGACTTGATCCAGGGCAAGGACTTGCTGGTGGCATACTACGATGTTGACTATGAGAAGAATGCCAAGGGATCCAACTACTGGCGCAACAG AGTTATGATGATTGCAAAGAAGTTCTTGGATGCTGGCCACAAACTGTCTTATGCTGTTGCTAGTCGGAAAACCTTTGGCCACGAGCTTTCTGAGTTTGGTCTGGACAGCAGTGTGGGTGAGGCCCCCGTCGTTGCCATCAGAACTGCCAAAGGAGATAAATATGTCATGCAAGAAGAGTTCTC CCGTGACGGAAAGGCTCTGGAGAGATTCCTGCAAGATTACTTTGATGGAAACTtgaaaaaatacctgaaatCAGAGCCTGTTCCTGAAAGCAACGATGGCCCTGTAAAG GTGGTGGTGGCTGAGAACTTTGATGAAATTGTTAATGCACAAGACAAAGATGTCCTGATAGAGTTCTATGCACCATGGTGTGGCCACTGCAAGAATCTGGAGCCCAAATACAAAGAATTGGGGGAGAAG CTCAGCAAAGATCCCAATATCATCATTGCCAAAATGGATGCTACAGCCAATGATGTGCCTTCTCCCTATGAAGTCCGAGG TTTCCCCACCATCTATTTTGCTCCAGCTGGCAAGAAGGAGAGTCCAAAGAAGTATGAG GGGGGCAGAGAAGTGAGTGACTTCATCAGCTACCTGAAGCGGGAGGCAACCAACACTCCCGTGctgcaggaagaagagaaaTCCAAGAAATCCaagaagaaggtgaaggagGATTTGTAA